CCACTTTTAattgtggggaaactgaggccgaggGGTTAAGTGTTTATCCACAGCGCCCCAGCTAGCCGCTGGTGGAGCCGGGAGTTGGACCTAGGTGGTCAGATGCGGGAGCTCCTGCCTGTGGCACggtgctgccctctgctggacaGGCTGTGGactgggggaggcaggggaaccaggggctgggctgggagagtCTGGGCTTGAGGTCCTGGCCTGGGGACAGAGGACAGGTGGAGAGGCAGCTCCTGGAGAGGCAGCTTCCCACCTGCCACCCCCCAGTAGCAAGGCCGATAGTTGGATAGTTCGTGATTCTTTTCTCAGGATGTGGAACCCTGTTCCCCTGCCTTCCTCGCTGGCCTGCGCCCCTACACCGACTACGTGGTTGGCTCAGACCAGATCCTCCAGGAGGTAAGGAACCACGGCCTTCCCCCCGGCCCCCTGGATGGGGTGTGGAGAGATGGGTGCTGTCCATGACAAGCGTCTTGTGAGGCTTCCCATCCCAGGGTGGGAGCAGGGCTCAGGTGCCATGTGTCTGTCGTAGTCCGAGGACTTCTTCTCGCTCATCGAGTCCCATGAGGGGAAGCCCTTGAAGCTGATGGTTTATAACTCCGAGTCCGACTCCTGCCGGGATGTGACCGTCACTCCCAATGCAGCCTGGGGTGGAGAGGGCAGGTATTTCCTGGGGTTGCAGGGTTGCAGGGCTGCAGGGTGGGGCCCTGGTGGGGCCGTGGGGGACCCTGGCCATTGGGCATGGACCTGGAGTCCCATGGTGGGGATggagggctgggccctgggcccaggGATCCTGAGGCTGACAGTTGGTCCATGAGGCCCCCTCATTGCTGGTGGATGGGGGTGGCAGTGATAGGAAGGGCTGTGGGACAAGCCCTGGAGTGAATGTTTCTGGTCTTCGGCAGCCTGGGCTGTGGTATTGGCTACGGGTATCTGCACCGGATCCCAACCCAGCCTCCCAGCCACCACAAGAAGCCACCTGGTGTTCTGCCACCTGGTGTCCCGCCACCTGGTGTCCCGCCGCCTGGTGTCCCACCATCTGGTACCCCACCACCTGGACCCACCCCCCAGGACTCTCCTGCCCCTTCTGGCCTGGAGACAGGCTCCAGGCAGGGTGACTATGTGGAGGTACGTGGGGAGCACCTGCCAGCTGTGGCGAGAGGGGAGCTTCATGTGGGCAGAAGGGCCTGCAGCTGGGAAGAGAGGACACTGGGGGCTGTCCTCACTGGGGGCCTGCCTGCAGAGCCCTTGGGAGGCCCATCTGCTTGTGGGACCCAGTGGGAGCAGATGGGCCCATCCTGGGACAGTGGAACCTACTTTGGTTCTGCCACTTGGGTCTGGAGGTGAGGGTAGTGAGGCACTGgttgtcattttcatttcatgactgggaaactgaggctcagaggtgggcAGAGCCTTGTTCTGTGCCTCTGTGAGTCTGTGGTAAAGTTAGGCCAGGGGCTGGGTGTCTGTCTGGGTCTGCAGCCAGATCGTGGCTGTTGAGAGGTCCCCCAAGTGCCTCTGGGCATCGGGCTGGTGCCTGGGGTCTGCACGGGGGCCCTTGGGGACTGCTCTCCAGGCATGGACTCTTCCTGTGGGTCATGGATGGGGCTCCGTCAGGTGGGCCCTTGGGGCTGCTCAGCAGAGTGGGAAGCATGCCCCGAGTCCATGTCCACACTGCACGGGAGGACAGCCAGGCCCCTCTTGCCTGACTTCACATCTGCTGCAGAGGAAGCAGCAGATGCCCAGGGCTGTTTGCTCCCTCGGGCTGAGCGGTGCGCCCGGTGGGTGTGAGCTGGCGGTTAGGTTGGACTACCCTGTCCAACAGGCCTctcctgttcctttttttccctggcTCCCCGTAGGCCCTGCTGCAGGCACCTGGCTCCTCCAAGGAGGAACAGCTCCCTGGGCCTGAGAGTCCTGGCCATGGCACTCCAGACCTTGGCGACCTTCCCCGTTCCATGGAGATTCCTCTTCAGCCTCCGCCTCCACTGCAGCGAGTCATGGACCCAGGTACTGAGCAGGCTGAGAGGAAGCTTGAGGGCCTGCAAGCCCTGTGCCGGAGCGGGTCCCAAGCTCTGGGCTGGACTTTGGCAGACCCACTGAGCCCTTCTATCTGATATCCGCCAAGATAACTGCAGGTGATCCAATCAGTATACGGATGGCAAGACTGCTgtccagaggagagagggggcctgctcaaggtcacacagcacactgggcacagagcagggtctGGGCCCTCTGCCACTGGGCTATTCCCATGATACCCAACCCCAGGCCCCTTTCTTTCCTCAGAAACTGGCAGTGGGGAACCTCTGGGGTTGGCTGGGGGCATTGCCATGGGCTGAGGAGGTTACAGTCTCTGGCCGGGCCAGATGCCCCAGGAATAGGGTGCCGTGAGCCCAGGGCGCTGGCCTTCCAGCGGTCAGGGTTTTGTTCTGGCAGAGAACTGCGCACCTTCCCCTAGGCTTCCTGGACGTGTCCGGCATCTCCCTCTTGGACAGCAGCAATGCCAGCGCCTGGTCTGGCCTGCCCTCCTCCACAGAGCTGACCTCCACTGCGGTCTCAGCCTCAGGGCCGGAGGACATCTGCTCCAGCAGGGGTCCTCGTGAGCGTGGCGGTGAGTGGCCGGCCGGCACCTTCGGAGGCCTTCTGGGAAGGGCCCCGGGTTGTGGGGAAGGTGGCCCTGAGTCTCTCAGCTGGGTTAGAGGCTGGCCTGCAGGTGGAATGCAGCCGCATCAAGGCATTTGTACGGTAAAGCGCCCATCCCCCATCaatgctgggggtgggagtcGAGGGTCAGCGGGGTTACTGCCCCAGGCCACACTGGCCCTGGTCTGTGGgcctcctcagccccaccccgTGTGTTTCAGGTGAGGCCACCTGGTCTGGGTCAGAGTTCGAGGTCTCCTTCCCAGACAGCCCAGGCGCCCAGGCGGACCACCTGCCTCAGCTGACACTTCCCGACAGCCTCACCTCTGCAGCCTCACCAGAAGATGGGCTGTCCGCTGAGCTGCTCGAAGCCCAGGCTGAGGAGGAGCCAGCAAGCACAGAGAGCCTAGGTTTCGGGGCAGAGGCTGAGGGGGCAGCCAGCCAGGCACAGCTCTCCACCCCAAAATAACACCCCAGGCTCTAAGAAGGGCCTCTGATGGCATTTCATGAGGCCCAGAAGTGGGAGGCAGCTCAGGCCACACTGCGTGGCCAAGCCCCCTGCATTACACTTCCTAGGCTGCTgctgacgggggtggggggtggtgtggCTTGTGTCCACTCAGACCCTACTGGTCTCCAAGAGGTGACCTCCCAGCATTCATTCTGCCTGATGGTCCTGCCTTTGGGGAACTGGCCACTTGTTTGAGAATCTCAAGTACTTTTTGGGTAGTAGGGGGCTGGGAGTAGCACCCAGGTTAAATAAGTTTTCCAGGAGCTAGGGTAGGAGAGCAAAGGATTCTTTGCCGCTTGGGTAGGGCGTGGAACTTCAGTGGGTAGAGTAAGAGGAGGCTGCGGGCCTTGGAGAAGGGCATCTTTTGGCCATGTACCCACTGCTTGCTCCTGCTCTGGTCACTGTGGCTGCACAGAAGGTAGCAGAGTCCAGGTGCCACCAGGTGTGAAGATGGGGTGAGGGACAAAGGGGTTGGTGTGGAGTGTTTGCCTAATCGCTCTGTAGGGCTTGCAGTGATTCTTTCCACAGAGCTCAGCCAGCTCTGTCTGTAATGGAAGGCACCCCCAAGCCCTGGGGACCCCTGCCACTCCAATTACTGTCTCACTCTGTGCTACACTGCACAGTTGGCTCATGCTGACCGCATATTCCAGCCATGTTTGGAGGAGAGGCAGTGAACTTGCCCACCTCTTCTGAGGGAGGATGGTTGGAAATTCTAGGCCCTTCAGCACACTCACCTGTGCTTGGACCACGATGCTTCTTCTTCCCCACCGTCTACACCCTACAGACCTAGTGTCCCCAGCTGTGACTCCTGTCAGCTCCCAAACTTTTACAACCATCTCTTCTAAATATACAAGTCATCCAGCCAGCCCCAGTGGTGAGTAAGAGTTACAAATTTAAGTTCACCATCCTAAGCAGACTCTCAGCCAATCCTCCCGACTGGAGTTCTTTACACACAGCTCCCACTCCAAGGGGAAATGAGAGGCCTGGACAAGTTTGAGTAAGGGCCCTTCTGTTCTTCCCTATAGTACGGGAGAGGGCTGTTCCCCTCACCTCCAGTGCCTTGGGAGGCTAAGACTAGGTTGGGTCTTTTGCTCTGCCTTGTTCCTGCAGGAAGAGGAGGGCTCCACCCAGGGATGGCCCCTCATCACTGGAAGTCCTCTCCTCTTTGGCTAGAGTCCCTCACCTTCCCACAGCCCTTGCTGAGTACCATGAAAGCTGCCTCTGGCCTGGCCTTCTAGCCTCGGCCCAGTCGAAAGTCCCACCTTTACCATTTGATTTGGAATGTGTGCACTTACAGGGAATTCAGAGCTTTCTTAGGCTCATAGGACAAGGACTGTCTGCTCTGGGGGGCACAGACCAAGTATATGGAGGGAGGGCCCCAAACCAGCAAACACTTCGCTTCTAGCACTGTGACtacatttaaaaagcaagtcTTTGTCAAGTCTACCAGAGCAGCTGATAAGCCCGCAGAACAGGGAGGCATTGTGTCCAAAGCCAGTGCTGGAGCCTGGTTCCTGGATTGTCTGGGAGCCCAGTGTCTGCCTGCAGCAATCCAGGAAGTAGAAAAGAATCACCAAGGGCCTGTTCTGAGGCCAGCTTCCCTTCACTGTAGCCTGGCAGTCCGACCCAGAGTCACCCTCACCCAAGGGACCTGgttcttccctccctcactttcACACACTCCCCTCCTTATATTGGGGGATAAAATGGATATCAATGCTAATTATTTCCAGGGTAAACAAAACCAgaagtttcttcctttctctgtaatctgctatgaaggaaaatgacaagtgaaaataaatgtgtaCTACACTTTGAAATATTGTAACTAAAGCCTTTATTCTATACAACtgtgaaatacagatttttaCCCTTTTGGCATTGCAGACTGTCAAGATTTTCTGGAAACTATTACTGGTTTGActggaacaacaaaaaaaaccacaaccatGCTGGGGGTGAGATCTATGACGGGAAGGGAGCACAGCCGCCCCTCGAGGCTCGGCACACAGGGCAGCATGGCCCAGCGAGGCCCACTCCTTCTGCCCAAGGGCCCCTCGTGCAAACACAACTGAGGGCTGGtaaatgagtttgtttttttttttttttttgccattaattCACAACTATTGCTAAAAAATGTGCACCAAAAGCGCACTATTGTATTCAACAGatagaaaggatttttaaaaacagccgGTTGCTCTCTGCATAAGGGAGACAGGCTCACTGGAGATGTGGCGTGTCTTTGCGCACTTCTTCAAAGTGTGGCGGCAGTGACCAGCCCACTTTCCAAAGGAGGCTGACCAGCAGTGAGGAAACCCTGTCTCTACGGTTGTGCCGGTCGGAATATCTCAGATAGTGAGGTCTGGACTCAGGCCACCAGCTGCCTCCAGCTGAACCTGTGAAggtgtagaaaagaaaaaaccttccccaccccctccccagtccctgctGTTGTGGGGACGGGCCACGCTGGGGAGGCAACTGGACTGGAATAAACTGCCCTCTGAAGGCACTTGTGCTTCTGGCTTCATCCAGGAGGCTTGTCTT
This is a stretch of genomic DNA from Balaenoptera musculus isolate JJ_BM4_2016_0621 chromosome 11, mBalMus1.pri.v3, whole genome shotgun sequence. It encodes these proteins:
- the GORASP1 gene encoding Golgi reassembly-stacking protein 1 isoform X2; protein product: MKTMKVREVEVVPSNMWGGQGLLGASVRFCSFRRASEHVWHVLDVEPCSPAFLAGLRPYTDYVVGSDQILQESEDFFSLIESHEGKPLKLMVYNSESDSCRDVTVTPNAAWGGEGSLGCGIGYGYLHRIPTQPPSHHKKPPGVLPPGVPPPGVPPPGVPPSGTPPPGPTPQDSPAPSGLETGSRQGDYVEALLQAPGSSKEEQLPGPESPGHGTPDLGDLPRSMEIPLQPPPPLQRVMDPGFLDVSGISLLDSSNASAWSGLPSSTELTSTAVSASGPEDICSSRGPRERGGEATWSGSEFEVSFPDSPGAQADHLPQLTLPDSLTSAASPEDGLSAELLEAQAEEEPASTESLGFGAEAEGAASQAQLSTPK
- the GORASP1 gene encoding Golgi reassembly-stacking protein 1 isoform X1, with translation MGLGASAEQPAGGAEGFHLHGVQENSPAQQAGLEPYFDFIITIGHSRLNKENDTLKALLKANVEKPVKLEVFNMKTMKVREVEVVPSNMWGGQGLLGASVRFCSFRRASEHVWHVLDVEPCSPAFLAGLRPYTDYVVGSDQILQESEDFFSLIESHEGKPLKLMVYNSESDSCRDVTVTPNAAWGGEGSLGCGIGYGYLHRIPTQPPSHHKKPPGVLPPGVPPPGVPPPGVPPSGTPPPGPTPQDSPAPSGLETGSRQGDYVEALLQAPGSSKEEQLPGPESPGHGTPDLGDLPRSMEIPLQPPPPLQRVMDPGFLDVSGISLLDSSNASAWSGLPSSTELTSTAVSASGPEDICSSRGPRERGGEATWSGSEFEVSFPDSPGAQADHLPQLTLPDSLTSAASPEDGLSAELLEAQAEEEPASTESLGFGAEAEGAASQAQLSTPK
- the GORASP1 gene encoding Golgi reassembly-stacking protein 1 isoform X3, with the translated sequence MHAARRVFQQGSGKASDQVTFEQTPWKEVQENSPAQQAGLEPYFDFIITIGHSRLNKENDTLKALLKANVEKPVKLEVFNMKTMKVREVEVVPSNMWGGQGLLGASVRFCSFRRASEHVWHVLDVEPCSPAFLAGLRPYTDYVVGSDQILQESEDFFSLIESHEGKPLKLMVYNSESDSCRDVTVTPNAAWGGEGSLGCGIGYGYLHRIPTQPPSHHKKPPGVLPPGVPPPGVPPPGVPPSGTPPPGPTPQDSPAPSGLETGSRQGDYVEALLQAPGSSKEEQLPGPESPGHGTPDLGDLPRSMEIPLQPPPPLQRVMDPGFLDVSGISLLDSSNASAWSGLPSSTELTSTAVSASGPEDICSSRGPRERGGEATWSGSEFEVSFPDSPGAQADHLPQLTLPDSLTSAASPEDGLSAELLEAQAEEEPASTESLGFGAEAEGAASQAQLSTPK